The following are from one region of the Hyphomicrobium album genome:
- a CDS encoding c-type cytochrome, with product MLRDCVLCGRRKLRSIPSSRLAATLAAAIVTVAMTASEAAAQDPQLGVQPNLPESTVPVIGDGRSTAAKLCIGCHVIDNASNGIPAADVPSFASIADRPVQSVDALSIWLTAPHLPMPDPHLTRKEIRDLAGYIFSLRRAP from the coding sequence ATGCTACGCGACTGCGTCTTGTGTGGGCGGCGGAAGCTGCGTTCCATTCCTTCATCACGGTTGGCAGCGACATTGGCAGCCGCCATCGTCACTGTCGCGATGACGGCATCAGAGGCAGCTGCGCAGGATCCCCAGCTTGGTGTACAGCCTAACCTGCCGGAGTCGACAGTACCCGTGATCGGTGACGGTCGTTCGACGGCGGCGAAGCTCTGCATCGGCTGTCATGTGATCGACAATGCCTCCAACGGTATTCCTGCTGCCGATGTGCCCAGCTTCGCAAGCATCGCCGATCGCCCTGTACAGTCGGTAGATGCTCTTTCCATCTGGCTCACTGCTCCGCACCTGCCAATGCCTGACCCACATCTCACGCGGAAAGAAATTCGCGACCTTGCAGGCTACATTTTCTCGCTCCGACGCGCACCGTGA
- the hemN gene encoding oxygen-independent coproporphyrinogen III oxidase gives MNPEVVKRYSAPVPRYTSYPTAPHFSPSVDAQSYGEWLDEVPAGSRLSLYLHIPYCASLCWYCGCCTKAVQRYEPVAQYLPSLYAEIATVAQRVPVDHSVAHIHWGGGSPNILESDDIAALADAQRRYFRAADDMEFAVEIDPRGLDEARVVALARAGVTRVSLGVQDFDPKVQAAINRRQSFEVTRYAAEAFRAHGIGAINVDLVYGLPYQTRDGVQETVKQVLALRPDRIAAFGYAHLPTRLKHQTLIDEASLPDVLERFAQATRIGRALTRAGYVRVGLDHYALPSDPLASGSFNRNFQGYTTDAADALIGLGASAIGRLPKGYVQNHASTAEYARRVAAGGLATARGVALTESDRMRGFVIERLMCDLAFPARELRLRYGSASEEILDEAQALLAADQDKLIESDGEAFRVTDRGRPFVRAIAACFDAYFDSAAARHAPGV, from the coding sequence ATGAACCCGGAAGTCGTGAAGCGGTACTCCGCGCCGGTGCCGCGCTATACGAGCTACCCCACTGCGCCACACTTCTCACCGTCGGTCGATGCGCAGTCCTACGGCGAGTGGCTCGACGAGGTGCCGGCCGGATCGCGTCTCTCCCTCTACCTGCACATTCCCTATTGCGCGTCACTCTGCTGGTACTGCGGTTGCTGCACCAAAGCCGTGCAGCGTTACGAGCCCGTCGCACAATATCTGCCATCGCTGTATGCGGAGATCGCCACCGTAGCACAGCGCGTGCCGGTGGATCACAGCGTGGCGCACATTCACTGGGGCGGCGGCTCGCCAAACATTCTGGAGTCCGACGACATTGCCGCTCTGGCCGACGCCCAGCGGCGCTACTTCCGCGCCGCCGACGACATGGAGTTCGCCGTCGAGATCGACCCGCGCGGCCTCGACGAGGCGCGCGTGGTGGCGCTCGCCCGCGCGGGCGTGACGCGCGTCTCTCTCGGCGTGCAGGACTTCGACCCGAAGGTACAGGCTGCGATCAACCGCCGGCAGTCCTTCGAAGTGACACGGTATGCGGCTGAAGCGTTTCGCGCGCACGGCATCGGCGCCATCAACGTCGACCTCGTCTACGGGTTGCCGTACCAGACGCGCGACGGCGTACAGGAGACGGTCAAGCAGGTGCTCGCGCTGCGCCCTGACCGCATCGCGGCCTTCGGCTACGCACACCTCCCCACGCGCCTCAAGCATCAAACGCTGATCGACGAGGCGAGCCTGCCAGACGTGCTGGAGCGTTTTGCCCAGGCAACGCGCATTGGTCGGGCGCTGACCCGCGCCGGGTATGTCCGCGTCGGCTTAGACCACTACGCCTTGCCGAGCGATCCGCTCGCTTCCGGCAGCTTCAACCGAAACTTCCAGGGCTATACGACTGACGCGGCGGATGCCCTGATCGGGCTCGGCGCCTCGGCCATTGGGCGCCTGCCGAAAGGTTACGTCCAGAACCACGCCTCGACCGCGGAGTACGCGCGCCGTGTTGCTGCTGGCGGCTTGGCGACGGCACGCGGCGTCGCCCTGACCGAGTCTGACCGGATGCGTGGCTTCGTCATCGAGCGGTTGATGTGCGATCTCGCCTTCCCGGCGCGCGAGTTGCGGCTGCGCTACGGCAGCGCCTCGGAGGAAATCCTCGACGAAGCGCAGGCACTGCTTGCCGCCGACCAGGATAAGCTGATCGAGAGCGACGGCGAGGCCTTCCGTGTCACCGATCGCGGGCGCCCATTCGTGCGTGCCATCGCCGCCTGCTTCGATGCCTACTTCGACAGCGCCGCGGCGCGGCACGCACCAGGCGTATGA
- a CDS encoding sulfite exporter TauE/SafE family protein, whose translation MDAIALIALNGLALGLSSTLHCAGMCGAISCSLLLAQEPASHRSLRAAFALTHAGRVAAYTVAGATVGAIGAPAIGALDRDVAFRLLQWAGAASIVWIGLSTGGLVPSISIIDRGLTSIADTVARVHIGAQRRMFVPLLSGFAWGLMPCAMVYAALFTAMLTGSAVGGAIVMSAFGIGTLPGLIAASFGFRRLARVSQSRPQRIAAGLALAAFGVASVLIVHPHAAYLCLPERVTGVRDKDAMSAIDRHQSAPRTAQLRFVQKPKTDHP comes from the coding sequence TTGGACGCCATCGCTCTCATTGCCTTGAACGGCCTGGCGCTCGGCCTGTCGAGCACGCTGCACTGCGCCGGAATGTGCGGCGCCATTTCCTGCAGCCTGCTGCTGGCACAGGAGCCCGCTTCCCACCGCAGCTTGCGCGCCGCATTCGCCCTGACGCACGCCGGCCGGGTTGCCGCCTACACGGTCGCCGGCGCCACTGTCGGCGCGATCGGCGCACCGGCCATCGGTGCACTGGACCGCGATGTCGCCTTCCGCCTTCTGCAATGGGCGGGCGCCGCTTCTATCGTCTGGATCGGACTGTCGACCGGCGGCCTCGTTCCCTCCATCTCCATCATCGACCGCGGGCTGACATCGATCGCCGACACCGTCGCACGCGTCCACATCGGCGCCCAGCGGCGCATGTTCGTACCACTGCTGTCGGGTTTCGCCTGGGGACTGATGCCCTGCGCGATGGTCTACGCCGCACTGTTCACGGCGATGCTGACGGGGTCAGCCGTCGGAGGCGCAATCGTCATGAGCGCCTTCGGCATCGGTACGCTGCCAGGCCTCATCGCGGCGAGTTTCGGCTTCCGGCGACTGGCGCGCGTCTCGCAGAGCCGCCCGCAACGCATCGCCGCCGGCCTAGCGCTTGCCGCGTTCGGCGTGGCGAGCGTGCTCATCGTGCATCCGCATGCCGCCTACCTCTGTCTGCCGGAGCGCGTGACCGGCGTGCGCGACAAAGATGCGATGAGCGCCATTGATCGACATCAATCGGCGCCGCGCACGGCACAACTACGGTTCGTGCAGAAGCCTAAGACGGATCACCCATGA
- a CDS encoding helix-turn-helix domain-containing protein, giving the protein MLAAHTDETVRGTRATGQESNSLDQRMAYATVRRLRAKEHVFCEGDEREHVFRVEEGVIAVYKTLPDGRRQIIDFAYPGDLIGLGVIGEHVLSAQATAPSKVRCLAAAALERIAETDAGLALKLYKAVCQELAATRSLLVTVGQRSAIERVAAFLLSLHRRTAPEGAATINLAMRRSDIADLLGLTIETVSRTLTKLRCMGVIDLEQGATRVRLCDLPHLLELANE; this is encoded by the coding sequence ATGCTGGCGGCGCATACCGACGAGACGGTCAGAGGCACGCGGGCGACGGGACAGGAGAGCAACTCGCTCGACCAGCGGATGGCCTACGCGACCGTGCGCCGACTACGGGCCAAAGAGCATGTGTTCTGCGAGGGCGACGAGCGCGAGCACGTGTTCCGCGTCGAGGAGGGCGTGATCGCCGTCTACAAGACGCTGCCCGACGGGCGCCGCCAGATCATCGACTTTGCCTATCCCGGCGACCTGATCGGGCTCGGTGTCATCGGTGAGCACGTCTTGAGCGCGCAGGCGACCGCTCCATCCAAGGTTCGCTGCCTCGCGGCCGCGGCGCTCGAGCGTATCGCCGAAACCGACGCCGGGCTGGCGCTGAAGCTCTACAAGGCCGTATGCCAGGAGCTGGCTGCCACCCGCAGCCTCCTGGTGACGGTGGGACAGCGCAGCGCCATCGAGCGAGTCGCCGCCTTCCTGCTCTCTCTGCACCGGCGCACGGCCCCCGAGGGTGCGGCGACCATCAACCTCGCAATGCGGCGCAGCGATATCGCCGATCTCCTCGGTCTCACCATCGAGACGGTGAGCCGGACTCTGACCAAGCTGCGCTGCATGGGCGTTATCGACCTGGAGCAAGGTGCGACGCGCGTGCGGCTGTGCGACCTCCCGCACCTCCTCGAACTCGCCAACGAGTAG
- the pqqC gene encoding pyrroloquinoline-quinone synthase PqqC: MNEIARTIAATGEPMGPAEFELAIRAVGAERYHDKHAFHKLLHGGKLNKGQVQAWALNRYCYQAAVPRKDAALMSRTHDRELRREWIHRIHDHDGLGEEQGGIERWLVLTDALGLDRDYVISMEGALPATRFAVEAYVRFVVEQPLTVAVASSLTELFAPSIHRERIAGMLQSYRFVNEEVMAYFKRRLSQAPRDADFALAYVKRTAATRSEQEACVDAVRFKCNTLWVQLDALQHAYVEGNVPPGAFRPTA; encoded by the coding sequence ATGAATGAAATCGCGCGCACCATCGCCGCGACCGGCGAGCCGATGGGTCCGGCAGAGTTTGAATTGGCCATCCGCGCCGTCGGCGCCGAGCGCTACCATGACAAGCATGCATTCCATAAGCTTCTGCACGGCGGCAAGCTCAATAAGGGCCAAGTGCAAGCGTGGGCTTTGAATCGCTATTGCTACCAGGCTGCGGTCCCGCGGAAGGACGCCGCCCTGATGAGCCGTACACACGATCGCGAATTGCGGCGCGAGTGGATTCACCGCATCCACGACCACGATGGACTTGGCGAGGAGCAGGGCGGGATCGAGCGCTGGCTGGTGCTCACCGACGCTCTCGGGCTCGACCGCGACTACGTCATCAGCATGGAGGGGGCGCTTCCGGCGACGCGGTTCGCCGTTGAGGCATACGTACGCTTCGTCGTCGAGCAACCGCTGACCGTCGCCGTCGCATCGTCGCTGACCGAGTTGTTCGCCCCGTCCATCCACCGCGAGCGGATTGCCGGGATGCTGCAGAGCTACCGCTTCGTGAATGAAGAGGTCATGGCGTACTTCAAGCGGCGCCTGAGCCAGGCACCGCGCGACGCGGATTTCGCTCTCGCCTACGTCAAGCGGACCGCCGCGACCCGAAGCGAGCAGGAGGCGTGCGTCGATGCCGTGCGCTTCAAGTGCAACACGCTCTGGGTTCAGCTCGATGCCCTGCAGCACGCCTACGTCGAGGGGAACGTTCCGCCCGGCGCCTTCCGTCCGACCGCTTAG
- the ccoN gene encoding cytochrome-c oxidase, cbb3-type subunit I — translation MSGAMAAIVAILGAGIGLVFALFGHDEAIRLHGLMFLIACGAAGYYVLGHPRAGGKGERAHYFDGPIKVATIAAVFWGIVGFLVGDIIAWQLAFPVLNFDLPWTNFGRLRPLHTSAVIFAFGGNVLLATSLYVVQRTCRARLAGYWTPWFVVWGYQLFIVLAASGYVLGVTEGKEYAEPEWYVDVWLTVVWVAYLLVFLATLWRRREPHIYVANWFFLAFIVTIALLHVVNNLAVPVSFLGSKSYSLFSGVQDAMTQWWYGHNAVGFFLTAGFLGIMYYFIPKRVERPVYSYRLSIIHFWSLIFLYIWAGPHHLHYTALPDWAQTLGMTFSIMLWMPSWGGMINGLMTLSGAWDRLRTDPVVRLLVVSVAFYGMSTFEGPLMSIKSVNSLSHYTDWTIGHVHSGALGWVGMVSFGAIYCLVPWLWGRRGIYSLRLVEWHFWTATIGIVLYISAMWVSGITQGLMWRAYDNLGFLKYSFVETVAAMHWPYIIRATGGLLFVIGGVLMAINVWRTIRGDVVSDIAEQPASAAAPGLRADAAAVPAE, via the coding sequence ATGTCGGGCGCGATGGCCGCCATCGTGGCGATACTCGGTGCCGGCATCGGCCTCGTGTTCGCGTTGTTCGGGCACGACGAGGCGATCCGCCTGCACGGCTTGATGTTCCTCATCGCCTGCGGCGCGGCGGGCTACTACGTGCTCGGGCATCCGCGCGCCGGCGGCAAGGGCGAACGGGCGCACTACTTCGATGGCCCGATCAAGGTGGCGACCATTGCCGCGGTGTTCTGGGGCATCGTCGGGTTTCTGGTCGGCGATATCATCGCCTGGCAGCTTGCGTTTCCCGTCCTCAACTTCGACCTGCCTTGGACCAATTTCGGGCGGCTGCGGCCGTTGCACACCTCGGCGGTGATCTTCGCCTTCGGCGGCAACGTGCTGCTCGCGACCTCGCTCTACGTCGTGCAGCGGACATGCCGCGCGCGCCTCGCCGGCTACTGGACGCCGTGGTTCGTCGTCTGGGGCTACCAGCTCTTCATCGTGCTCGCGGCATCGGGCTACGTGCTTGGCGTCACCGAAGGCAAGGAGTACGCCGAGCCGGAATGGTACGTCGACGTGTGGCTGACCGTCGTCTGGGTCGCCTACCTGCTGGTGTTCCTCGCCACGCTGTGGAGGCGGCGCGAGCCGCACATTTACGTCGCCAACTGGTTTTTCCTCGCCTTTATCGTGACCATCGCGCTGCTGCACGTCGTCAACAACCTCGCGGTTCCCGTTTCCTTCCTCGGCTCGAAGAGCTACTCGCTGTTCTCGGGCGTGCAGGATGCGATGACGCAGTGGTGGTACGGCCATAACGCCGTCGGCTTCTTCCTCACCGCCGGCTTCCTCGGCATCATGTACTACTTCATCCCGAAGCGCGTGGAGCGGCCGGTCTATTCCTACCGGCTGTCGATCATCCACTTCTGGTCGCTCATCTTCCTCTACATCTGGGCCGGTCCGCATCACCTGCACTACACGGCGCTGCCCGACTGGGCGCAGACGCTCGGCATGACGTTCTCGATTATGCTGTGGATGCCGTCGTGGGGCGGCATGATCAACGGCCTGATGACGCTGTCGGGCGCCTGGGACCGCCTGCGCACCGATCCGGTCGTGCGTCTGCTCGTCGTGTCGGTGGCCTTCTACGGCATGTCGACCTTCGAGGGGCCGCTCATGTCGATCAAGTCGGTCAACTCGCTCTCGCACTACACCGACTGGACGATCGGCCACGTGCATTCGGGCGCACTGGGCTGGGTCGGCATGGTGTCGTTCGGCGCCATCTACTGTCTCGTGCCCTGGCTGTGGGGCCGGCGCGGCATCTATTCGCTGCGTCTTGTCGAGTGGCACTTCTGGACGGCGACGATCGGCATCGTCCTCTACATTTCGGCGATGTGGGTGTCGGGCATCACGCAGGGCCTGATGTGGCGGGCCTACGACAACCTCGGCTTCCTCAAGTACTCGTTCGTCGAGACGGTTGCGGCCATGCATTGGCCGTACATCATCCGCGCCACCGGCGGCCTCCTGTTCGTAATCGGCGGTGTGCTGATGGCGATCAATGTCTGGCGCACCATTCGTGGTGACGTTGTTTCGGACATTGCCGAGCAACCGGCCTCTGCCGCGGCGCCTGGGCTGCGCGCCGATGCCGCCGCCGTGCCTGCCGAGTGA
- the ccoO gene encoding cytochrome-c oxidase, cbb3-type subunit II translates to MKHDFFEKNSMVLLVGILVVVAIGGLVEIAPLFLLSSTIEKVQGMRPYSPLELAGRDIYVREGCYNCHSQMIRSLRDEVERYGHYSLAAESMYDHPFQWGSKRTGPDLARVGGKYSDGWHIDHMRQPRSVVPESVMPGYPFLEQRKLNYGDVAARMRALKIAGVPYTDEMIDKAQADVVAQITPDSAEAKEMLARYPKAQVRKFDGAAPGEPSELDAMIAYLQMLGTLVDFAKFDAAGPNLR, encoded by the coding sequence ATGAAGCACGACTTTTTCGAAAAGAACTCCATGGTGCTGCTGGTCGGCATCCTGGTCGTGGTCGCCATCGGCGGCCTGGTGGAGATTGCGCCCCTGTTCCTGCTCTCCTCGACCATCGAGAAGGTGCAGGGCATGCGGCCCTACTCGCCGCTCGAGCTCGCCGGGCGCGACATCTATGTGCGCGAGGGTTGTTACAACTGCCACTCGCAGATGATCCGCTCGCTGCGCGACGAGGTCGAGCGCTACGGCCACTACAGCCTCGCCGCCGAGAGCATGTACGACCATCCCTTCCAGTGGGGATCGAAGCGCACGGGGCCCGACCTGGCACGCGTCGGCGGCAAGTACTCGGATGGGTGGCACATCGACCACATGCGCCAGCCGCGTTCGGTGGTGCCGGAGTCGGTGATGCCGGGGTATCCGTTCCTCGAGCAGCGCAAGCTGAACTACGGCGACGTCGCTGCGCGCATGCGCGCCCTGAAGATCGCCGGCGTGCCCTACACCGACGAGATGATCGACAAGGCGCAAGCTGACGTCGTGGCGCAGATCACGCCGGACAGCGCCGAAGCGAAAGAGATGCTCGCGCGCTATCCGAAGGCGCAGGTGCGGAAGTTCGACGGCGCCGCGCCCGGCGAGCCGAGCGAGCTCGACGCCATGATCGCCTACCTGCAGATGCTGGGCACGCTCGTCGACTTCGCCAAGTTCGACGCGGCCGGCCCCAACCTACGCTAG
- a CDS encoding cbb3-type cytochrome c oxidase subunit 3, whose product MTHQAATVLSQTIALILFVGLFVGILAYVFWPGNKAKFDEAAELPLDDDNDKPEGDGR is encoded by the coding sequence ATGACCCACCAAGCCGCAACCGTCCTGTCGCAGACCATCGCCCTCATCCTCTTCGTCGGCCTGTTCGTCGGCATTCTCGCCTACGTCTTCTGGCCGGGGAACAAGGCGAAGTTCGACGAGGCGGCGGAGCTGCCGCTCGACGACGACAACGATAAGCCGGAGGGGGACGGACGATGA
- the ccoP gene encoding cytochrome-c oxidase, cbb3-type subunit III, with translation MTGKEIDSVTGVETTGHVWDGDLKELNKPLPRWWLYVLYATIVWAIGYWIVYPAWPTLNDTYTKGVFDYSQRAEVGKEIAAAKEAQAKYFAEIAATPIGDIEKNQELLPFVMAGGAAVFGDKCGPCHGKGGGGAVGYPNLNDDDWLWGGTPEAIQHTIEVGIRSGHGEARDMAMPRFGLDGMLKRDEITDAAQFVLSLSGHGTDTAAAGRGAKIFTDNCAACHGDAGKGNQELGAPNLTDGIWLYGGKLADVEKTIETGRGGVMPYWSGRLDPVTLKMLAAYVHSLGGGK, from the coding sequence ATGACGGGCAAGGAGATCGACAGCGTCACCGGCGTCGAGACCACCGGTCACGTGTGGGATGGCGACCTGAAGGAGCTGAACAAGCCGCTGCCGCGCTGGTGGCTGTACGTGCTCTACGCCACCATCGTCTGGGCCATCGGCTATTGGATCGTCTATCCCGCTTGGCCGACCCTGAACGACACCTACACGAAGGGCGTATTCGACTACAGCCAGCGCGCTGAGGTCGGCAAGGAGATCGCCGCGGCGAAGGAGGCGCAGGCCAAGTACTTCGCCGAGATCGCGGCAACGCCGATTGGCGACATCGAAAAGAACCAGGAGTTGCTGCCGTTCGTGATGGCCGGAGGCGCGGCGGTGTTCGGCGACAAGTGCGGGCCGTGCCACGGCAAGGGCGGCGGCGGTGCAGTGGGCTACCCGAACCTCAACGATGACGACTGGCTGTGGGGCGGCACGCCGGAGGCCATCCAGCACACCATCGAGGTCGGCATCCGCTCCGGCCACGGCGAGGCGCGCGACATGGCCATGCCGCGCTTTGGTCTCGACGGCATGCTGAAGCGTGACGAGATCACCGACGCGGCGCAGTTTGTGCTCTCGCTGTCCGGGCACGGGACCGACACGGCCGCCGCCGGGCGCGGCGCGAAGATTTTCACCGACAACTGTGCGGCCTGTCACGGCGACGCCGGCAAGGGCAACCAGGAGCTGGGCGCGCCTAACCTCACCGACGGCATCTGGCTTTATGGCGGCAAGCTCGCGGACGTCGAGAAGACGATCGAGACCGGCCGCGGCGGCGTGATGCCCTACTGGAGCGGCCGCCTCGACCCTGTGACCCTCAAGATGCTTGCCGCCTACGTGCATTCGCTGGGTGGCGGAAAGTAG
- the ccoG gene encoding cytochrome c oxidase accessory protein CcoG, whose protein sequence is MNMMNRTSDLAAGENATAYARRQKIYPKLAHGTFRRIKWAVMAVTLGIYYVLPWLRWDRGPNLPDQAFLLDFANQRLFFGPIEIWAQELYYITGILILSALGLFLVTAVAGRMWCGYACPQTVWTDLMIVVERFWQGDRNARLRLDYGPWTFEKIWKKTGTHITWLLIAVATGGAFVFYFRDAPTLAHELVNGDAPMVAYAFLGIFTGTTYLLGGIAREQVCIYMCPWPRIQSAMYDVDSLLISYRDYRGEPRGPHKKGQSWEGRGDCIDCTACVAVCPMGIDIRDGSQMECIQCALCIDACDEIMQRVGRPQGLIAYDTFRNLDAPVHEARVPVRWFRPRTLLYTALILIVGGVMLTAWMNRAVLEVNVLHDRNPVFVQLSDGSLRNGYTVKILNKQHAARSFRIAISGLEGAGMTIVGMSGPEPTIDVVTDDLRALKVLVTVSAAKRGTLAGQATPFRFAVIDARDGSVIYHDATFRGPGDE, encoded by the coding sequence ATGAATATGATGAACCGGACGAGCGACCTGGCCGCGGGCGAGAACGCCACTGCCTACGCGCGCCGGCAGAAGATCTATCCCAAGCTGGCGCACGGCACCTTCCGCCGCATCAAGTGGGCGGTGATGGCGGTGACGCTCGGCATCTACTACGTGCTGCCGTGGCTTCGCTGGGACCGTGGCCCGAACCTTCCCGATCAGGCGTTCCTGCTCGATTTCGCCAACCAGCGGCTGTTTTTTGGCCCGATCGAGATCTGGGCGCAGGAGCTCTACTACATCACCGGGATTCTGATCCTCTCGGCGCTGGGGCTGTTCCTCGTCACCGCCGTCGCCGGCCGTATGTGGTGCGGCTATGCCTGTCCGCAGACGGTGTGGACCGATCTGATGATCGTGGTCGAGCGCTTCTGGCAGGGCGACCGCAACGCCCGCCTGCGTCTCGATTACGGACCGTGGACCTTCGAGAAGATCTGGAAGAAGACGGGCACGCACATAACATGGCTGCTGATCGCGGTGGCGACGGGTGGCGCCTTCGTCTTCTACTTCCGCGACGCGCCCACACTGGCGCATGAGCTGGTCAATGGCGACGCGCCGATGGTCGCCTACGCGTTCCTCGGCATCTTCACCGGCACGACGTACCTGCTCGGCGGCATCGCGCGCGAGCAGGTCTGCATCTACATGTGCCCGTGGCCGCGCATCCAGAGCGCCATGTATGACGTCGACTCGCTGCTGATCTCGTATCGCGACTATCGCGGCGAGCCGCGTGGGCCCCACAAGAAGGGGCAGAGCTGGGAAGGGCGCGGCGACTGTATCGACTGCACCGCGTGCGTCGCCGTCTGCCCGATGGGCATCGACATCCGCGACGGCTCGCAAATGGAGTGCATCCAGTGTGCGCTGTGCATCGACGCCTGCGACGAGATCATGCAGCGCGTTGGCCGGCCGCAGGGGCTCATCGCCTACGACACGTTCCGCAACCTCGACGCGCCCGTGCACGAGGCGCGCGTGCCGGTGCGCTGGTTCCGCCCGCGCACGCTCCTCTATACGGCGCTGATACTGATCGTCGGCGGCGTCATGCTCACCGCCTGGATGAACCGCGCCGTACTCGAGGTGAACGTGCTGCACGACCGCAACCCGGTCTTCGTGCAGCTTTCCGACGGAAGCTTGCGCAACGGCTACACGGTGAAGATCCTCAACAAGCAGCATGCCGCGCGCAGCTTCCGGATCGCAATTTCGGGTCTCGAAGGCGCCGGGATGACTATCGTCGGCATGAGCGGACCAGAGCCGACCATCGATGTGGTCACGGACGACTTGCGCGCCTTGAAGGTGTTGGTGACCGTGTCTGCCGCCAAGCGCGGCACGCTGGCCGGGCAGGCGACGCCGTTCCGTTTCGCCGTCATCGACGCGCGCGACGGCAGCGTCATCTACCATGATGCAACGTTCCGGGGGCCCGGCGATGAGTGA
- a CDS encoding FixH family protein: protein MSEARTAGEPRKPGLLGRHVLMMMLSFFGVIVAVDGFMIYRAVSTFGGLETQDAYKKGLAYNHRIARDAEQARAGWKDTVEIGGAPPRLRIALRDHADAAVAGKRLVAKVGRPATDRFDMTLDLAETGGGVYEAALPVAAEGSWIVDLSAYDGAAQQPAYEARRRVWIGH from the coding sequence ATGAGTGAAGCCAGAACCGCGGGTGAACCGCGCAAGCCCGGGCTGCTCGGACGGCATGTCCTGATGATGATGCTGAGCTTCTTCGGCGTCATTGTCGCCGTAGACGGCTTCATGATCTACCGCGCCGTGTCGACCTTCGGCGGCCTCGAGACGCAGGACGCCTATAAGAAGGGTCTCGCCTACAACCATCGCATCGCGCGTGACGCCGAACAGGCGCGCGCCGGCTGGAAGGACACGGTTGAGATCGGCGGCGCCCCTCCACGCCTGCGCATCGCGTTGCGCGACCATGCCGACGCAGCCGTCGCCGGTAAGCGGCTGGTCGCGAAGGTCGGGCGCCCGGCGACCGACCGGTTCGACATGACGCTCGACCTCGCCGAGACCGGCGGGGGCGTTTACGAGGCAGCGCTGCCTGTCGCTGCGGAAGGATCGTGGATCGTCGATCTCAGCGCCTACGACGGCGCCGCCCAACAGCCGGCCTACGAGGCGAGGAGACGCGTGTGGATCGGGCATTGA